The DNA sequence TAACAATTTCCACAATTAACACCAGGAATAGGCTGCTTATCATTACTGCACGTTCTAGTTGGATACTTCACTAGTACATAAGGAAATAATAAAACCCCAAAACCTATTAATATCCATTTTGAAATACTATATGCAATGTGTCTATCTATAGCGTACATCTCATGCAAGAATGTTGCAGACCATGCATCTGTAAAGCCTTCTAATGGCCCAATCATAAAACCACCGAATAAGCTTATCAATAAAATATCTTTATTGAATATAACCTTGCTTAAATTTCCAATATTTATTTTGTCTGAGGTACCAACTCTAGGTATAGACACAAAGGTAGTTAAAGCAAGCAATAATCCGGTTATTATAAATACAGTAAGTCCACCCGAATTCATCAAATAAGATATGTAATGGTTTAGTGGCAAATATACCACCTAAAATGCCAATAATAGCTGATATGCTAAACATCACAGCGAATTTTTCTCTATGGTAATAGATACTTATTATTTTAAAAAGTCCAAGTACTGAAGCAGATGATCCAATGCCAGTGATTATTCTTCCAACAATAGAATAACCCCAATTGCTAGAACTAACCAAAGGTAAAGCACCCAAGGATGTTAGTGCAATACAAATCGGTACAACAACTTTAGAACCAAATCTATCTAAGAGAATACCTACAGGAATATGTGCTAATACATAGCCTGCATAGTATAACCCACCAAATTGCCCTATTTCTATTGCTCCTATATTAAACTTTATTGTCAATTCAGAAACTACGACATTTGGAATCATGCGTAATATATATTGGTATGCATAAAACAATGATGCTAATAACCATATTAAAAAGTTTCTTTATAGCATCACCTTTGTCTGAAACCTGGGATTATAAGTGCTTTAGTTACGGAAAGCAATATTCTTATGAATATCTATTTTAATTTATTGAATTTATAACAGAGTTAAATTTATAGCTACTATGCATCAACTAAATCTGATGTACATCTCCAGAAAATAGGATACCGATTCTAAGAACCTATTTAAAATTTTAAAAGATGAGCTTGGTTGCTGGAGATGGTTATATTATCTAAGTTTTTAGTAATATTTTATATAAAATTAATGAAAAATCTTCATCGAAAATTATTTCAAAAAAAAATTCTAAATATGACTTAACAAATGTTAAAAGTAGTATTTACCTTTATTAAGTTGGGTTCTTGTGTGAAAGCAAAAGATGCTTAATTTGTAATGCACTGATGGATATGGCTGAGCTTCTTATAGGGTGATTGATACGAGTGGTGGAGCATAGTTAAGGTTTGCATGCAGCGCATATGAAATCAGTGGTATATTCATTGTTTATGTATAAGGGAGGGTG is a window from the Wolbachia endosymbiont of Armadillidium arcangelii genome containing:
- a CDS encoding MFS transporter → MTIKFNIGAIEIGQFGGLYYAGYVLAHIPVGILLDRFGSKVVVPICIALTSLGALPLVSSSNWGYSIVGRIITGIGSSASVLGLFKIISIYYHREKFAVMFSISAIIGILGGIFATKPLHILFDEFGWTYCIYNNRIIACFNYLCVYT